From the Helianthus annuus cultivar XRQ/B chromosome 17, HanXRQr2.0-SUNRISE, whole genome shotgun sequence genome, the window TGTATTATGTAATTTCTTATATTTTCCACATTTTTATAATTGTTTATTTCTCCTATTCTTTTAAATtaagttagaaaataaaaaaaatgaccATTGAAATCTATCTgccttattttatttgatctAGTAAATCATGTctccatattttataaaaaaaaataacaattaaTGTGCTAAACACAATTGTTTACTTCATAAACAAAATCAACTCATAACAGTAAACAGAAAAATAAGATCAAACTATTTATCTCTATAAGAAGATAGATACAAAAGTATATATTAATATTTCAATAAACACCGATCTCACACAAACAGATTTTCTACCGGTACAATTTATACTGTTCAGCCCTATAAAAGTCAACCAACCCTTTATGTTAGGCACCTGTATTACAAGTGATTTGAACTATGGCACCCACATAGATTTTCTATTGGTACAATTTATATTATTCAGACCTATACTCAAGTTTAACCATCTTTCTTTCAACCAGTATGGTCACATAAGGCAGGCACAAGTTGTTAGTCAGTGCACCAATAAAGACCCAGCTACGCACAAGGTTCCAAGCAAATACAACCAGACCCCACCACCATAACTGCTCACCAAAATAATTATGGTGTCTAGAGTAGTACGACAACCCTGCATCAAGATTTGGGACCAACGGCTTTCCAAACTGTTTCAGCCTCTCGTTTCGGCTCACAAATGTGTGAAACCGCGTGTCTGTGATGTAGACTATCACAATGCTAGTCAGGCATATGGTGACTACAGCCGTGTCCATTAAGTCCCATGTTTTGCTTACGGAGTGGACGATATACAGTGGCAGGCATACACCGACATAGTACCTCATCCCTTTAAAAAATGTCTTAATATCTCAACTAACTCGagaccaaaataaaaaaaacaaaccaaaTATACCATGTGTGATATGTTATAAAAAAGAATAATATCATCATTTTTCCATTAGGGAATCCTTAAACAACAAACCGAATAACCTATTCTTTATTGGTCCTAGGATGCCGGGAAGAAGTTGTTCTCTCTCGCCCCAAGTTATACCACACCATCGTACCACCTCTTCAAGCCCCCGCTCGACCTAAAACAACAACGCCATCCATCTTATTTTATCGCATTCAAAAATAGCATAAAAACCAATAATAGTACTGTACTTTTAATGAAAGAAAAAGAGACTGACAAGGCACCATGAAAGTCTAAAATCTAacctgctttgaccagtttataaGTATTTGTGACGTTGTGCGTTAACCAAACCTACTTTGACATATTGACTCAACCTGCCTTGTGCCACTCAAGTTCATCTTTTCTATACCCCCTTAAGCAGTGAAGTTAAAAAGAATAACAGAAGTACATTAGAAAAAAACAGAGAAGTTAATTGTTTTTATCATAAATAGAAAGTATGAGGGCAACCTTTGATCAAAAAAAGATGCATAAAATGATCTGAAATGTGTGCATCAGCAATTGATCAGGTACCTTTCATTTCCGACAACAACTCAATGCTAACAAACTGCCCTTTAACACTAACCCAAACCAATCCGGTTCTTGTTACGGGTCAGGTTTAACTATTTGTGGGGTCAATGATGTGGTGTTACAAATATCGTTGTAACAATACAATCTTTTTAATCataaattaaacaataattatatGTTAAATTTTAAGAGAAATTGTTTGACCCGTAACCCAACCCACCAAACTCACCCTTTAAGAAAATAGTTGAAACATGTAGAAGTTGAATTCACATACTTGTCCTGGAATATAGTTATTGAGGATGATTGGAAGTCCTCTGATCAATGCCTCGGCAATCGTGCCACGCCTGCCTATAACCACATCTGATCAGCATTTGACCAGCTCCTGCTAGATCAAACCGGCTATCCTTGTTCTATGTTGTTCGACGCAGTTCAGCAGCATTTTGCAGTTAATAATCACTGCCATTGTTGAGTCTCCATGTTCCCGACGCAGGCACCACAAATCATGGTTCAGTTCCCGCAACCATTGCACGTGTGACCCAATTGTTATGTCCTTCCAAGTATAGATATAATATTTATCATTTTCTAAAAGTTAAGACAAAATTATGCCTTTTAATTTAAATAGATAGCTTTTCTTCTAAAACCGGCAAAACCAAACCGTGAAAACCGGCCAAATCAACCAACCCTACCAATCTAGATTGTTAGGTTTGTATTTTTCCAAAACCATAGTTGCCAAAATTTTCGTCACCGAAGCAGACCGTTTAACACAAGACGACACATTTAGACATAACTTTTTCCATATAATttaacataaataaaataaaaggcaaACGTTAATGAGGAATCTATGAATGACAAATACAGAAGAAACCATAACTTTTTGTTTGTATCGATCATATATCATACCTGTGTTGCTGTGATTGT encodes:
- the LOC110925416 gene encoding uncharacterized protein LOC110925416, whose product is MRYYVGVCLPLYIVHSVSKTWDLMDTAVVTICLTSIVIVYITDTRFHTFVSRNERLKQFGKPLVPNLDAGLSYYSRHHNYFGEQLWWWGLVVFAWNLVRSWVFIGALTNNLCLPYVTILVERKMVKLEYRSE